A genomic region of Metopolophium dirhodum isolate CAU chromosome 1, ASM1992520v1, whole genome shotgun sequence contains the following coding sequences:
- the LOC132933062 gene encoding uncharacterized protein LOC132933062 codes for MPYLLNNFKSSLGSCDKKQDETFFNPFNDLEMDDVTVDSEQIERQDEIVLNVLDVDDITVDLEQIRKEDETVINILNVDDVAVDLDKIEKQDEAVLNDLEMNGDPVVFTKIEKLTPDLVEFFFKKGPSQPMPKYLPDKHFPKDKINRSFHESWYWKGDGSVTKRKWLSYSIKIDKAFCHYCVLFKTKQSNCHWTKHGFNLWKNGPAKIIMHLFELN; via the exons ATGCCATACCTGTTGAACAATTTCAAATCTTCTCTAGGTAGTTGTGATAAAAAACAAGACGAAACTTTTTTCAATCCGTTCAATGACTTAGAaa TGGATGATGTAACTGTGGACTCTGAACAAATTGAAAGACAAGATGAAATTGTTCTCAATGTCTTAGATG TGGATGATATAACTGTTGACTTGGAGCAAATTAGAAAAGAAGATGAAACTGTTATCAATATCTTAAATG tggATGATGTAGCTGTTGATTtagataaaattgaaaaacaagaTGAAGCTGTGCTCAATGACTTAGAAA TGAATGGCGATCCTGTTGTATTCACTAAAATAGAAAAACTCACTCCAGATCTTGTagagttttttttcaaaaaaggaCCTTCACAGCCTATGCCAAAGTATCTACCGGACAAACACTTTCCAAAGGACAAGATCAATCGGTCTTTTCACGAATCTTGGTATTGGAAAGGTGATGGAAGTGTAACGAAACGAAAATGGTTGTCTTACtctataaaaattgataaagcATTTTGccattattgtgttttatttaaaacaaaacaatctaACTGTCATTGGACAAAACATGGATTCAATTTATGGAAAAATGGGCCTGCCaaaataattatgcatttatttgaATTGAATTAA
- the LOC132933061 gene encoding uncharacterized protein LOC132933061 — protein sequence MLIAINEDNSLPNLKRTSFQLILKDLQFEYVKKNRNSALLEREDLISWRRNYLLKIKHYRAQNRPIYYLDETWVNAGETHCRTWVDTTVASTRDAHLRGLTTGQKAPPAKFVKTLPLLKPNAIIVMDNASYHSVKKQKIPVRSWRKQAIIDWLENKVYKIKKYHDTYVIDEYAKDNGKLVLRLPPYHCELNPIAWSSVKSYVRTHNTTFKLKDVMELLKKAVEHVSPDMWKNFIEHVKKVEDKFWDLEHITDEITDEKEYDDERHVLTIGTGDTSSSDCDSD from the exons ATGTTAATTGCCATCAATGAAGACAACTCATTACCAAATCTAAAACGTACGTCtttccaattaatattaaaagatttACAATTTGAGTATGTCAAGAAAAATCGCAACAGTGCTCTTCTCGAAAGAGAAGATTTAATATCTTGGCGCcgaaattatttgttaaaaataaagcatTACCGAGCACAGAACAGGCCAATATATTACTTAGACGAGACGTGGGTCAATGCAGGCGAGACGCATTGCAGAACGTGGGTTGATACAACAGTCGCATCAACACGAGATGCCCACCTGAGAGGTCTCACCACAGGACAAAAGGCACCCCCGGCAAAG TTTGTTAAGACCCTGCCATTACTTAAACCGAACGCCATCATCGTCATGGATAATGCTTCATACCATTCCgtaaaaaaacagaaaataccAGTGAGGTCTTGGAGAAAACAAGCTATAATTGATTGGCTTGAGAATAAAG tgtacaaaataaaaaaatatcacgaCACATACGTAATCGATGAGTACGCAAAAGATAACGGCAAACTTGTATTGCGATTACCTCCATATCACTGCGAGCTAAATCCCATCGCGTGGTCGTCCGTGAAAAGTTATGTCCGGACGCATAACACCACCTTCAAATTAAAGGACGTAATGGAATTGTTAAAAAAAGCCGTGGAACACGTAAGTCCGGATATGtggaaaaattttattgaacatGTTAAAAAGGTGGAAGACAAGTTTTGGGACTTGGAACATATTACCGACGAAATAACGGACGAGAAAGAATATGACGATGAACGTCATGTTCTCACGATAGGAACAGGAGATACAAGTTCTTCTGATTGTGACtctgattga